A genomic segment from Lignipirellula cremea encodes:
- a CDS encoding tetratricopeptide repeat protein: MYRATIFLVAAWTVICWAGGAVAQEDAGVKEKKQLLQIYEDSKKAKTVADFTSMVEGLEEISDTDLDDQSASYRKQLLSWGFNRRGEAYSDQAAELQGKGETEAAAKAQAEALSDFEQAVKWAPQVWKPHHNRGVSYALGGKYESALADFDEAIRLQPDYPNAWFNRGEIRYAMGDFEAALSDYDKVLKLRPDDAGALTSRGHARFQLGQFDQSLVDYAAAVRKMPTSGMARLNRGDAYLSLGKYREAVGDYLKAIEYENRLGRARQSLAWIYAVCPDDRYRNSAVALRLANEAIQLDGETDARYLDTLAAAQANAGQYEEAAATAAKALEAAADDATLAASLQARLALYQSDQAYRLGMKLDTAAAKETPVSDEKPEPAKEKDPKPANTDKQEDKPAAAKEKKPETAGGVKLTPAQANEPTPAKAKEPTPAKEPTPAKKNEPKPAKVKTPKAEEPTEAKPVLAPANPPSAE; this comes from the coding sequence ATGTACCGAGCGACCATTTTTCTAGTAGCCGCCTGGACCGTTATCTGCTGGGCCGGCGGAGCCGTTGCCCAGGAGGATGCAGGGGTCAAAGAGAAAAAGCAGCTCCTGCAGATTTACGAAGATTCCAAAAAAGCAAAAACGGTCGCCGACTTTACCAGCATGGTCGAGGGTCTGGAGGAGATTAGCGACACCGATCTCGATGACCAGTCGGCCTCGTACCGCAAGCAGCTGCTTAGCTGGGGCTTCAATCGCCGTGGCGAAGCCTATTCCGATCAGGCCGCGGAACTCCAGGGCAAAGGGGAAACCGAAGCCGCCGCCAAAGCGCAAGCCGAAGCGTTGTCCGACTTTGAACAGGCCGTCAAATGGGCGCCCCAGGTCTGGAAGCCGCACCACAACCGGGGCGTCAGCTATGCCCTGGGCGGCAAGTACGAGTCGGCCCTCGCTGATTTCGACGAAGCGATCCGGCTGCAGCCCGACTATCCCAACGCCTGGTTCAATCGGGGCGAAATCCGATATGCGATGGGTGATTTTGAAGCGGCCCTGTCCGATTACGACAAAGTCCTGAAACTGCGGCCCGATGACGCCGGCGCCTTGACCAGCCGCGGGCACGCCCGTTTCCAACTGGGGCAGTTCGACCAGTCGCTGGTTGATTACGCCGCAGCTGTGCGGAAAATGCCGACCAGCGGCATGGCTCGCCTCAACCGCGGCGACGCGTACCTGAGCCTGGGCAAGTATCGTGAAGCAGTCGGCGACTACCTGAAAGCAATCGAGTATGAAAATCGACTGGGCCGGGCCCGCCAGAGTCTGGCCTGGATCTACGCTGTGTGTCCCGACGATCGCTACCGTAATTCGGCGGTCGCCCTGCGACTGGCGAACGAAGCGATCCAACTCGACGGCGAAACGGACGCCCGTTATCTCGACACGCTGGCCGCAGCCCAGGCGAACGCTGGCCAGTACGAAGAAGCTGCCGCCACGGCCGCCAAAGCTCTGGAAGCCGCCGCGGACGACGCCACCCTGGCCGCTTCCCTCCAGGCTCGACTGGCCCTTTACCAGAGCGACCAGGCCTATCGCCTGGGCATGAAGCTCGACACGGCAGCAGCCAAAGAGACGCCCGTCAGCGACGAGAAGCCTGAACCGGCCAAAGAGAAAGACCCCAAGCCTGCCAATACCGACAAGCAGGAAGATAAGCCGGCTGCCGCGAAGGAAAAGAAACCGGAAACCGCAGGCGGAGTGAAGCTGACGCCCGCCCAAGCCAATGAACCGACGCCCGCCAAAGCCAAGGAACCGACCCCCGCCAAGGAGCCGACTCCGGCGAAAAAGAACGAGCCCAAGCCGGCGAAAGTGAAAACGCCCAAAGCGGAAGAACCGACAGAGGCAAAGCCCGTGCTTGCTCCGGCCAATCCCCCGTCGGCCGAGTAG
- a CDS encoding exo-alpha-sialidase, whose translation MHSFQHGLRLAVVLLFVTAAMSVAKEPAQVVVFGDSVTATRGELKIYAHHLAEAFHADVHNAGVGGNTTSDGLVRFHRDVLSRKPDIVIIGFGINDAAVDVWKDPPATEPRVPLFIYEANLRHFVRMCKKQGATPILLTPNPLSWTDKLRERYGKPPYDTTDDHGFNVLLPQYAATVRRVAHEENVGLVDMNLAFEKEGAADLLLDGMHPNEAGQALMSDLMQPLVAQAIEHPAKKPAPPQPFQPGAKSESGIEYAAGVKELDHLNIHGPFVKRPDGALVAVSQGGALETDDFGKSWKTFPIAQGDEKMIVRGERAMLQTASGALVLVYLDDAHKDTIKWGWDKEKNAPVPGTRRDAYVVRSLDGGHSWEKPQRILTGYCGAIRDIVQMKNGRLVVPLQNLLMEEARHATVVYTSDDDGVTWQERETLDVGGRGHHDGSIEATLVELKDGRLWMLLRTNLGYLLETFSDDGVRWSPMHPTAIDASSAPAMVVRLASGRLMLAWNQTYPEGETNFVRSDKLHSQRPASWHRGELSIAFSDDEGHTWTEPVVVARKPKAWLSYPYLSEVEPGRIWVTTMQGGVRLELQEKDFVQEKVEVKEEVKEEVKKEKKPQGKAKDDVKKDAQPKLKEEAKESVKEKK comes from the coding sequence ATGCACAGTTTCCAACACGGACTCCGGCTGGCTGTGGTCCTGCTGTTTGTAACCGCGGCGATGTCGGTCGCCAAAGAACCGGCCCAGGTGGTCGTCTTTGGCGATTCCGTCACCGCCACACGGGGCGAGCTGAAAATCTACGCCCATCACCTGGCGGAAGCGTTTCATGCCGACGTGCACAACGCCGGCGTCGGCGGCAACACCACTAGCGACGGGCTCGTGCGTTTTCATCGCGACGTGCTCAGCCGCAAACCCGATATCGTGATCATCGGTTTCGGCATCAACGACGCCGCGGTCGACGTCTGGAAAGATCCGCCGGCGACGGAGCCGCGCGTGCCGCTGTTCATCTACGAGGCGAACCTGCGCCACTTCGTCCGCATGTGCAAAAAGCAGGGAGCAACGCCGATCCTGCTCACGCCGAATCCGCTTTCCTGGACCGACAAGCTGCGGGAACGCTACGGCAAACCGCCGTACGATACGACCGATGACCATGGTTTCAACGTATTGCTGCCGCAGTATGCAGCGACCGTTCGCCGGGTCGCCCATGAGGAAAACGTCGGACTGGTCGATATGAATCTGGCGTTCGAGAAGGAAGGCGCCGCCGACCTGCTGCTCGACGGCATGCACCCCAACGAAGCGGGCCAGGCCCTGATGTCGGACCTGATGCAGCCGCTGGTCGCCCAGGCGATCGAGCACCCGGCGAAGAAGCCCGCCCCGCCCCAGCCGTTCCAGCCTGGAGCCAAGAGCGAGTCCGGAATCGAATATGCAGCCGGCGTTAAAGAGCTGGATCATCTGAATATTCATGGGCCGTTCGTCAAGCGACCCGACGGAGCGCTGGTCGCCGTATCGCAAGGCGGGGCTCTGGAAACCGACGATTTTGGGAAATCCTGGAAGACCTTTCCGATCGCCCAGGGCGACGAGAAAATGATCGTCCGCGGCGAACGGGCCATGCTGCAGACCGCCTCCGGGGCGCTGGTGCTGGTCTATCTCGACGACGCCCACAAGGACACGATCAAATGGGGCTGGGATAAAGAAAAGAACGCTCCGGTTCCCGGCACGCGTCGCGATGCGTATGTGGTCCGCAGTCTAGATGGCGGCCATAGCTGGGAGAAACCGCAACGGATTCTGACTGGCTATTGCGGCGCCATTCGCGATATCGTGCAGATGAAGAACGGCCGGTTGGTTGTACCGCTGCAGAACCTGCTGATGGAAGAAGCCCGGCACGCTACGGTCGTTTATACGTCTGACGACGACGGCGTCACCTGGCAGGAACGGGAAACGCTCGATGTGGGCGGTCGCGGGCATCATGACGGCTCGATCGAAGCCACCCTGGTCGAGCTCAAGGACGGCCGCCTGTGGATGCTGCTGCGAACCAACCTGGGCTATCTGCTGGAAACCTTCTCCGACGACGGCGTCCGTTGGTCGCCGATGCATCCCACCGCGATTGACGCCAGTTCGGCGCCGGCCATGGTGGTGCGGCTGGCCAGCGGCCGGCTGATGCTGGCCTGGAACCAGACGTATCCGGAGGGAGAAACCAACTTCGTCCGCAGCGACAAGCTGCACTCCCAGCGTCCGGCCAGCTGGCACCGCGGGGAACTGTCGATCGCCTTCTCTGACGACGAAGGCCATACCTGGACCGAACCGGTCGTGGTCGCCCGCAAGCCGAAAGCCTGGTTAAGCTACCCCTACCTGTCCGAGGTCGAACCGGGTCGCATCTGGGTCACCACCATGCAAGGCGGCGTCCGCCTGGAACTGCAGGAGAAAGACTTCGTGCAGGAGAAGGTTGAAGTCAAGGAGGAAGTCAAGGAGGAAGTCAAGAAAGAGAAAAAGCCCCAGGGCAAAGCGAAGGACGACGTCAAAAAGGACGCCCAGCCCAAGCTTAAAGAAGAAGCCAAAGAGAGCGTCAAGGAAAAGAAGTAA
- a CDS encoding IS4 family transposase, with amino-acid sequence MAAKQKRKQKAQKSEQARAAEFDAVFAQLEEIVDLRQADELQPSHAQTIYTSGVVLWLLVWQRLRGGCSMAEAVKALIEQCPDIVPDNKRIEEATLSSSTAAYSRGRSRLSLETVMWLCNAVWRSLVDNAPPTFGGRRVFALDGTTISLRPEWELYDVFPPASNQYGESAWPMAYLVVAHEVESGAALPPEIGAMYGDQAVSETSLIHDHLQRIPADSVILVDTAYGITRVAYEFHTANQRFVVRMKKDRFRRLQKDAELIEQGEDWKTYRGQWTPSRRELRDNPQLPEDFSLPIRLHVFESVHGETIHLATDLTDELDVIADLYSQRWRVETDLSQIKVTLDIENILAKSPEMFRKELMASIVAYNLTIQFRKQAAEQANVPPRRLSFTGVWDVFRIFLLQKTFPDAGAWRTAYARALKYAAREKLPNRPGRSYSRESYKRRSKSSHFKKRSPPWNQPENEPK; translated from the coding sequence ATGGCGGCCAAACAGAAACGTAAGCAGAAAGCACAGAAATCTGAGCAGGCGCGGGCGGCGGAGTTTGACGCCGTGTTTGCCCAGTTGGAAGAGATCGTGGATCTCCGCCAGGCCGATGAGTTGCAGCCCTCCCACGCCCAAACGATTTACACGTCTGGCGTCGTCCTGTGGCTGTTGGTCTGGCAGCGATTACGCGGCGGTTGCTCGATGGCCGAGGCGGTCAAGGCCTTGATCGAGCAGTGCCCGGACATCGTGCCCGACAATAAACGCATCGAAGAAGCGACCCTCTCTTCCAGCACCGCGGCGTACTCCCGGGGCCGGAGCCGTTTGTCGCTGGAGACCGTCATGTGGCTCTGCAACGCCGTCTGGCGGTCGCTGGTCGACAACGCTCCGCCCACCTTCGGCGGGCGACGCGTGTTCGCGCTGGACGGCACGACGATCTCGCTGAGACCGGAATGGGAACTGTACGACGTCTTCCCGCCCGCTTCCAATCAGTACGGAGAGTCGGCCTGGCCGATGGCCTATCTGGTCGTGGCTCATGAGGTCGAAAGTGGAGCGGCGTTGCCCCCGGAAATCGGTGCGATGTACGGCGACCAGGCGGTCTCGGAAACCAGCCTGATCCACGATCATTTACAACGCATCCCGGCCGATTCGGTGATTCTGGTCGACACAGCTTACGGCATTACGCGTGTCGCCTACGAGTTCCACACGGCCAATCAACGCTTCGTGGTGCGGATGAAGAAGGACCGCTTTCGCCGGCTGCAAAAGGACGCCGAGTTGATCGAACAAGGCGAGGACTGGAAAACGTATCGAGGACAATGGACGCCCAGTCGCCGCGAGCTGCGCGACAATCCTCAATTGCCGGAGGACTTCTCGCTGCCGATTCGGCTGCACGTGTTCGAAAGCGTCCACGGCGAAACAATCCATCTGGCGACCGACCTGACCGACGAATTGGACGTCATCGCCGATTTGTATAGTCAGCGGTGGCGTGTGGAAACAGATCTCTCACAGATCAAGGTGACGCTCGACATCGAGAACATCCTCGCCAAGAGTCCTGAGATGTTCCGCAAAGAACTGATGGCGTCGATCGTGGCCTATAACCTGACGATCCAGTTCCGCAAACAGGCGGCGGAACAGGCCAACGTACCGCCGCGGCGGCTCAGCTTCACCGGCGTGTGGGACGTGTTCCGCATCTTCCTGCTCCAAAAAACATTCCCCGACGCCGGCGCCTGGCGCACGGCTTACGCACGAGCGCTCAAGTACGCAGCGCGAGAGAAATTGCCGAACCGCCCCGGCCGGAGCTACTCCCGCGAAAGCTACAAACGCCGCTCCAAATCCTCGCATTTTAAAAAAAGATCTCCACCCTGGAACCAACCCGAAAACGAGCCAAAGTGA
- a CDS encoding HpcH/HpaI aldolase family protein, producing the protein MNAKTLKEKLTKGDTVYGTFFTHSVCPAMVEFIPPNSLDFVIVSAEHNALELAEFLPIRYALALKGIPCLVRTHSRDPSDVSKVCDSFDGVVVPYVEDVQEAKELAAAAVYRPLKGARLNTVLSGGKWPSKQSEAYIAKKNESTLFIPMIESVPAVENLDEICSIPGVNAAFVGPGDLTCSMGIPGEYDHPDLIAMMQRIIDTADRHHVAAGCWYGERRQVVRTLRQGARLVVYSNDSAMLGQAMQSAYSEFRNI; encoded by the coding sequence ATGAATGCAAAAACGCTAAAGGAGAAGCTGACCAAAGGCGACACCGTCTACGGCACCTTCTTTACCCATTCGGTCTGTCCGGCGATGGTGGAGTTTATTCCGCCCAACTCGCTCGACTTTGTGATCGTTTCGGCGGAGCATAACGCCCTGGAACTGGCTGAATTCTTGCCGATCCGCTACGCCCTGGCCCTGAAAGGCATTCCCTGCCTGGTGCGGACGCATAGCCGCGATCCGTCGGATGTGTCCAAGGTCTGCGACAGCTTCGACGGCGTGGTGGTTCCGTATGTAGAAGACGTCCAGGAAGCGAAGGAACTGGCTGCGGCAGCCGTTTATCGTCCGCTCAAAGGGGCTCGTCTTAACACGGTGCTTTCCGGCGGCAAATGGCCCAGCAAGCAGTCGGAGGCCTATATCGCCAAGAAGAACGAAAGCACCCTTTTCATCCCCATGATAGAATCTGTTCCGGCCGTAGAAAACCTGGACGAAATCTGCTCCATCCCGGGCGTGAACGCCGCTTTTGTGGGTCCGGGCGACCTGACCTGCAGTATGGGCATCCCGGGTGAATACGACCACCCCGATCTGATCGCCATGATGCAGCGCATTATTGATACGGCCGATCGCCACCATGTGGCGGCCGGTTGCTGGTACGGCGAACGCCGCCAGGTGGTGCGCACGCTTCGCCAGGGCGCTCGCCTTGTCGTTTACTCCAACGACAGCGCCATGCTGGGGCAGGCGATGCAAAGCGCCTACAGCGAATTCCGCAACATTTAA
- the purH gene encoding bifunctional phosphoribosylaminoimidazolecarboxamide formyltransferase/IMP cyclohydrolase — translation MTSPPIQRALISVSDKLGLLDFARGLTDAGVEIYSTGGTRRHLESGGIEVHDVSEYTQFPEMMDGRLKTLHPKIFGGILCRRDREDDMEAIEEHGISPFELVVVNLYPFEAAISRPETTLPQAVEQIDIGGPSLVRAAAKNFDFVTIATRPEQYSSILEELESDGCTSLELRRRLMTEAFAHTAAYDRVIADYFSGELRPSHFPTTLNLLMRQKTELRYGENPHQRAAVYREVGARGASLVTARQLNGKELSYNNLLDLDAALGIARSFSEPACAVIKHNNPCGGAVAATIGEACTNALAGDPLSAFGSVLGFNRTVDVETAEILSEPGLFIEAIVAPDFAAAAVGILTTRPKWKANVRLMQVGRIEEPPAPRHYRYIDGGMLVQDADVDPDLSVDWSVVTRSKPSDILLDELKFAWRICRTVKSNAIVLCKQRALCGVGAGQMSRVDSVEIAINKAGDKAHGSVLASDAFFPFPDSIERAAAAGVVAIIQPGGSRNDEEVIVACNKFNIPMIFTGRRHFRH, via the coding sequence ATGACGTCCCCCCCGATCCAACGCGCTCTGATCAGCGTCAGCGATAAACTCGGTCTGCTCGATTTCGCGCGGGGTTTGACCGACGCCGGCGTAGAAATCTACAGCACCGGCGGCACCCGACGTCACCTGGAATCGGGCGGCATCGAAGTGCATGATGTCAGCGAGTACACCCAGTTCCCCGAGATGATGGACGGGCGGCTGAAAACGCTACATCCCAAAATCTTCGGCGGCATCCTCTGCCGGCGCGACCGCGAAGATGACATGGAGGCAATCGAAGAACACGGCATTTCGCCGTTTGAGCTGGTTGTCGTCAACCTGTACCCGTTCGAAGCGGCCATCAGCCGGCCCGAAACGACCCTCCCCCAGGCGGTCGAACAGATTGATATCGGCGGTCCCAGCCTGGTCCGCGCTGCGGCGAAAAACTTTGACTTTGTCACCATCGCCACCCGCCCCGAGCAGTATTCGTCCATTCTCGAAGAGCTGGAAAGCGACGGCTGCACCTCGCTGGAACTGCGGCGCCGGCTGATGACGGAAGCGTTCGCCCATACGGCCGCTTACGACCGGGTGATCGCCGATTATTTCTCCGGCGAGCTGCGTCCCAGCCACTTCCCCACCACGCTCAACCTGCTCATGCGGCAGAAAACGGAGCTGCGCTACGGCGAGAACCCGCACCAGCGGGCGGCCGTCTATCGCGAAGTGGGGGCGCGGGGCGCCAGTCTGGTCACAGCCCGGCAGCTGAACGGGAAAGAACTGTCCTACAATAACCTGCTGGACCTGGACGCCGCCCTGGGTATTGCCCGGTCCTTCTCGGAACCGGCTTGTGCGGTGATCAAGCACAACAACCCATGCGGCGGGGCCGTGGCGGCTACCATCGGCGAAGCTTGCACCAACGCCCTGGCTGGCGACCCGCTAAGCGCGTTTGGTTCCGTCCTGGGCTTCAACCGCACCGTCGATGTGGAAACGGCCGAGATCCTGTCAGAGCCGGGCCTGTTTATCGAAGCAATCGTCGCCCCCGATTTCGCCGCTGCGGCCGTGGGCATTTTGACCACGCGGCCCAAATGGAAAGCGAACGTCCGCCTGATGCAGGTGGGACGGATCGAAGAGCCGCCGGCGCCGCGCCATTATCGCTATATCGACGGCGGCATGCTGGTGCAGGATGCCGATGTCGACCCTGATCTGTCGGTTGACTGGAGCGTCGTCACTCGCTCCAAGCCCTCGGACATTCTGCTGGACGAGCTGAAGTTCGCCTGGCGCATTTGCCGCACGGTGAAGTCGAACGCGATTGTTCTCTGCAAGCAGCGGGCCCTGTGCGGCGTTGGCGCCGGGCAAATGAGCCGCGTCGATTCGGTGGAGATCGCCATCAACAAGGCAGGCGACAAAGCTCATGGCTCCGTGCTGGCGTCTGACGCGTTCTTCCCGTTCCCCGATTCCATCGAACGGGCCGCCGCCGCTGGCGTGGTCGCCATCATCCAGCCCGGCGGCTCACGGAACGACGAAGAAGTGATCGTCGCCTGCAACAAGTTCAACATCCCCATGATCTTCACCGGCCGTCGCCACTTCCGGCACTAA
- a CDS encoding 30S ribosomal protein S1: MTDPQTPAENESNPASLPQPEASSNPPAAAPTESAPASPPPDEGAPSAAPADAEKTSPQIGSQRGGAPDVAPRASATPIDAPKRPSAPPQPKPVNLSEIPKSLDDEVAAAFGDKSFDQMMAGQMTGDSTESEELAPETKCEGTIVRMHRDDAFFSLGGRNEGFASLAQFKTPPEIGDKLEVTVVRFNADEGLYEVTVPGGSVSVADWSDINEGGVIDARITGINTGGLECMVNNIRGFIPASQVALHRVEVFDDYIDQKLPCVVTEANESRRNLVLSHRAYLEREREAERQEKMEQIEVGQMHDGVIRSLKDFGAFVDMGGIEGLIHISKMSWDRIEHPNQIFTEGQKVKVKIEKIDPDTGKIGLSYRDTLENPWDTVEEKYSVGASVTGVVSRTAQFGAFVKLEPGVEGLIHISELAHHRVFQVRNVVKEGEEVEVKVTSVDREAQRIGLSLKAATPMPQKESTKPEEEEVDEAPREMAVPKRNAPLKGGRGKTSGGDQFGLNW; this comes from the coding sequence ATGACTGATCCTCAAACTCCGGCCGAGAACGAATCTAACCCTGCTTCTCTTCCCCAGCCGGAAGCCTCATCCAATCCTCCTGCCGCCGCGCCGACAGAGTCCGCTCCCGCTTCCCCGCCCCCGGATGAAGGCGCTCCCAGTGCTGCGCCGGCGGATGCGGAGAAAACGTCGCCGCAGATCGGCTCGCAACGCGGTGGTGCTCCCGATGTGGCGCCCCGGGCTTCGGCCACGCCGATTGATGCTCCCAAGCGTCCTTCCGCTCCCCCGCAGCCCAAGCCGGTCAATCTGAGCGAGATTCCCAAAAGCCTCGACGACGAAGTCGCCGCGGCGTTTGGCGATAAATCGTTTGATCAAATGATGGCCGGCCAGATGACGGGCGACAGCACCGAAAGCGAAGAACTGGCGCCGGAAACCAAATGCGAAGGCACGATCGTCCGCATGCATCGTGACGACGCGTTTTTCTCGCTGGGCGGCCGGAACGAAGGTTTCGCCTCGCTGGCGCAGTTCAAAACGCCGCCGGAAATCGGCGACAAACTCGAAGTCACCGTGGTGCGTTTTAACGCCGACGAAGGGCTGTACGAGGTCACCGTTCCCGGCGGGTCTGTTTCCGTCGCCGACTGGTCCGACATCAACGAAGGCGGCGTGATCGACGCCCGGATCACCGGCATCAATACCGGCGGTCTGGAGTGCATGGTCAACAACATTCGCGGCTTCATCCCCGCCAGCCAGGTCGCCCTGCACCGGGTGGAAGTGTTCGACGACTACATCGACCAGAAGCTGCCCTGCGTGGTGACGGAAGCAAACGAAAGCCGCCGCAACCTGGTGCTCAGCCATCGCGCTTATCTCGAACGCGAACGGGAAGCCGAACGCCAGGAGAAAATGGAGCAGATCGAAGTCGGCCAGATGCACGACGGCGTCATCCGCAGCCTCAAAGACTTCGGCGCCTTTGTCGACATGGGCGGCATCGAAGGGCTGATCCATATCAGCAAAATGAGCTGGGACCGTATCGAACACCCCAACCAGATTTTCACCGAAGGCCAGAAGGTCAAAGTCAAAATCGAAAAGATCGATCCCGATACGGGCAAGATTGGTCTGTCGTATCGCGATACTCTGGAAAACCCCTGGGACACCGTGGAAGAAAAATACTCCGTCGGCGCTTCGGTCACCGGCGTGGTTTCTCGAACCGCTCAGTTTGGCGCCTTTGTCAAACTCGAGCCGGGCGTCGAAGGGCTGATTCACATTTCTGAGCTGGCCCATCACCGGGTCTTCCAGGTGCGGAACGTGGTCAAGGAAGGGGAAGAGGTCGAAGTCAAAGTCACTTCGGTCGATCGCGAGGCCCAACGGATCGGGCTCTCTCTCAAAGCGGCCACGCCAATGCCCCAGAAAGAGTCGACCAAACCCGAGGAAGAAGAGGTCGACGAAGCTCCTCGGGAAATGGCCGTCCCCAAAAGGAACGCGCCCCTCAAAGGCGGACGCGGCAAAACGTCGGGCGGCGATCAGTTCGGACTGAACTGGTAG
- a CDS encoding anthranilate synthase component II → MILLIDNYDSFVHNLARYLNRLGQETRVLRNDAVGMEQIRDWQPQAIVLSPGPCTPDQAGSALEIVTEFWDRIPLLGVCLGHQTIAQALGGRIVRATQPMHGRTSPINHTDSPLFRGLPSPLTVCRYHSLIVDRATLPDCFTITAETTDGVIMGLEHRTAPVFGVQFHPESILTDQGVDLLANFLRVVGCPLPDQMPGGENQDPATLESPGETDPWPPDASTLYGR, encoded by the coding sequence ATGATCCTGCTGATCGACAACTACGACAGTTTTGTGCATAACCTCGCCCGTTACCTGAATCGGCTGGGGCAGGAGACACGCGTCCTCCGTAACGACGCCGTCGGCATGGAGCAGATTCGCGACTGGCAGCCGCAAGCGATCGTCCTGTCGCCTGGCCCTTGCACGCCCGACCAGGCCGGCTCCGCCCTGGAGATCGTCACGGAGTTCTGGGACCGCATCCCCCTGCTTGGCGTTTGCCTGGGGCATCAAACCATCGCGCAAGCACTCGGAGGCCGCATCGTCAGGGCCACCCAGCCCATGCATGGCCGCACCAGCCCGATCAACCATACCGACAGCCCGCTGTTCCGCGGTCTGCCATCGCCGCTGACCGTCTGCCGGTACCATTCGCTGATCGTGGATCGGGCCACGCTGCCCGACTGCTTTACGATCACGGCCGAGACGACCGACGGCGTGATTATGGGGCTCGAACACCGCACGGCGCCAGTCTTCGGCGTGCAGTTCCATCCTGAATCAATCCTGACCGACCAGGGCGTCGACCTGTTGGCCAACTTCCTCCGCGTCGTCGGTTGTCCACTGCCGGATCAAATGCCCGGCGGCGAGAACCAGGACCCGGCCACGCTTGAGTCGCCAGGCGAGACCGATCCCTGGCCGCCCGACGCATCGACCCTGTATGGCCGCTAA
- a CDS encoding LysR family transcriptional regulator, giving the protein MAKRNAYKEMTLAQLRSFCEVCREEGFAPAARNLHLSSPAVWEQIQALERQLGLKLFQRQGSGVKPTLTGQRALELIQPLLHGLDSAQRVLQEEAGLAPQQVRLVSGVRMMQEEAATASVAFRHAYPQVRLSLTHPKEEDLDHAIELGAADLGLTFDPGPAQPPPATVVHELAYEMDYYLATPRDHPLARRTRLTLRDLVSHPLVLSRPEDYSRQRLEAKLYQEQLLDQMQVAAETSTAAVSLACVRAGLGVAVVVANPHGYLADGLFMKSLRHWFGPARFVFVWKRGAYRPQSHLFLAKCIQTAAGVPLAKGD; this is encoded by the coding sequence ATGGCCAAACGAAATGCCTACAAAGAGATGACGCTCGCACAGCTGCGCAGTTTTTGCGAGGTCTGTCGCGAGGAGGGCTTTGCTCCGGCCGCCCGAAATTTGCATCTATCCAGTCCGGCTGTCTGGGAGCAGATCCAGGCGCTGGAGCGGCAACTGGGACTCAAATTATTCCAGCGCCAGGGCAGCGGGGTGAAGCCAACGCTGACCGGCCAGCGCGCCCTGGAACTGATCCAACCGCTGCTGCACGGGCTGGATTCCGCACAACGGGTGCTGCAGGAGGAAGCGGGACTGGCGCCGCAGCAGGTGCGACTGGTCAGCGGCGTCCGCATGATGCAGGAAGAGGCGGCCACGGCGTCGGTCGCTTTCCGACACGCTTATCCCCAGGTGCGATTGTCGTTGACGCATCCCAAGGAAGAGGACCTGGATCATGCGATCGAGCTGGGGGCCGCTGATCTGGGTTTGACCTTCGACCCCGGTCCGGCGCAGCCGCCGCCGGCGACCGTCGTCCATGAGTTGGCGTATGAAATGGATTATTACCTGGCGACTCCGCGGGACCATCCGCTTGCCAGGCGGACCCGGCTCACGTTGCGGGATCTGGTCAGCCATCCGTTGGTGCTAAGCCGGCCCGAGGATTACTCGCGGCAACGACTGGAGGCAAAACTTTACCAGGAGCAGTTGCTCGACCAGATGCAGGTGGCGGCCGAAACCAGCACGGCGGCGGTCTCGCTGGCCTGCGTAAGGGCTGGCCTGGGCGTCGCGGTGGTGGTGGCCAATCCGCACGGTTATCTGGCCGACGGGTTGTTTATGAAGTCGCTACGTCATTGGTTTGGGCCGGCCCGCTTTGTGTTTGTCTGGAAACGAGGCGCTTATCGGCCCCAGTCGCACCTGTTCCTGGCGAAGTGCATCCAGACGGCGGCGGGCGTTCCTTTGGCAAAGGGGGACTGA